From the Pseudomonas baltica genome, one window contains:
- the guaD gene encoding guanine deaminase: MSSTRTAYRAAILHSIADPAEVGIEASYEYFADGVLLVEDDLIKAVGPAETLLPTLGDVELIEYENALITPGFIDTHIHFPQTGMVGAYGEQLLDWLNNYTFPCESQFGDKAHADQVAEIFLAELLRNGTTTALVFASMHPESVDALFEAAERLNLRLITGKVMMDRNAPDYLTDTADSSYAESKALIERWHGKGRLHYAVTPRFAPTSTPEQLTLAGQLLSEHKGLYLQTHISENVKEVEWVKALFPERKNYLDVYDHYQLLGERSVLAHGVHLCDDECARLAETGSAIAFCPTSNLFLGSGLFNLAQAERFKVNVGLGTDVGGGTSFSLLQTLNEAYKVMQLQGEKLSPFKSLYLATLGGARALRLEERIGTLQPGSDADFVVLDYKATPLLDYRISQSKSFEETLFVLMTLGDDRTVAQTYAAGGLVHQR; the protein is encoded by the coding sequence ATGAGCTCTACCCGTACCGCCTACCGCGCCGCCATCCTGCACAGCATCGCCGACCCGGCCGAGGTCGGCATCGAGGCGTCCTATGAATATTTCGCCGATGGCGTGCTGCTGGTCGAAGACGATCTGATCAAGGCGGTCGGCCCCGCTGAAACGCTATTGCCGACCCTGGGCGACGTCGAACTGATCGAGTACGAAAACGCCCTGATTACCCCCGGCTTCATCGACACTCACATCCATTTTCCGCAAACGGGCATGGTCGGCGCCTACGGCGAGCAATTGCTGGACTGGCTCAACAACTACACCTTCCCCTGCGAAAGCCAGTTCGGCGACAAGGCCCACGCCGACCAGGTGGCCGAGATCTTCCTCGCCGAACTGCTGCGCAACGGCACCACCACCGCGTTGGTGTTCGCCAGCATGCATCCCGAGTCGGTCGACGCCTTGTTCGAAGCCGCCGAGCGCCTGAACCTGCGGCTGATCACCGGCAAAGTGATGATGGACCGCAACGCCCCCGACTACCTGACCGACACCGCCGACAGCAGCTATGCCGAGAGCAAGGCGCTGATCGAGCGCTGGCATGGCAAGGGCCGGCTGCACTATGCGGTGACGCCGCGTTTTGCGCCCACCAGCACGCCCGAGCAATTGACCTTGGCCGGGCAACTGCTGAGCGAACATAAGGGCCTGTACCTGCAGACCCACATCAGCGAGAACGTCAAGGAAGTGGAATGGGTCAAGGCGCTGTTCCCGGAGCGCAAGAACTACCTGGACGTCTATGACCACTATCAGTTGCTAGGCGAGCGCTCGGTGCTGGCCCATGGCGTGCATTTGTGTGACGACGAATGCGCGCGGCTGGCCGAAACCGGTTCGGCGATCGCCTTCTGCCCGACCTCGAACCTGTTCCTGGGCAGTGGCCTGTTCAACCTGGCTCAGGCCGAGCGTTTCAAGGTCAACGTCGGCTTGGGCACGGATGTCGGCGGCGGCACCAGCTTTTCGCTGCTGCAAACCCTCAACGAGGCCTACAAGGTGATGCAGTTGCAGGGTGAGAAGCTCAGCCCCTTCAAGTCGCTGTATCTGGCGACCCTGGGCGGCGCGCGGGCGCTGCGCCTCGAAGAGCGTATCGGCACATTGCAGCCCGGCAGCGATGCGGACTTCGTGGTGCTGGACTACAAGGCGACGCCGCTGCTGGATTACCGCATCAGCCAGTCGAAGAGCTTCGAGGAGACATTGTTCGTGCTGATGACGCTGGGGGACGACCGCACGGTGGCGCAGACCTATGCGGCGGGGGGGTTGGTGCATCAACGGTAG
- a CDS encoding PLP-dependent aminotransferase family protein, with product MSDQAPDYRFTPAFANPSGSAIRELFKYLSQPGMISFAGGYPAAEFFDRTALRQASEQALRDTPLDCLQYGATEGLLDLREQLAALMASRGVSTTAHDLVVTTGSQQGFDLLIKVLLNPGDSVLVERPTYPAAVQALRLAGMQMLSAATDAEGLDTEALAAQLADQPRGAIRLLYCVPTFANPTGACLPLARRLKLLELAAQHDFLLVEDDPYGALRFEGEAVASLLQLSLQVPGAAGRVIHLSSLSKILAPGLRVGWMIAPPAVRQRCLIAKQTSDLCTSPWTQRIAANYLASGALDRALPALVAGYRAKCRTMLAGLQTMTEYLEVAPPAGGMFVWGRCRDGVDAQAVLQRAIKENVLFVPGSAFYAHAPDPSSIRLSFAAPGVEAIEEGLQRLRRAF from the coding sequence ATGAGCGACCAGGCGCCTGACTACCGCTTCACCCCCGCCTTTGCCAACCCCAGCGGTTCGGCCATCCGCGAGTTGTTCAAGTACCTGTCGCAACCGGGCATGATCTCCTTCGCCGGCGGCTACCCGGCGGCGGAGTTTTTTGATCGGACGGCGCTGCGCCAGGCCAGTGAACAGGCACTGCGCGACACGCCGCTGGATTGCCTGCAATACGGCGCGACGGAGGGGCTGCTGGACTTGCGCGAGCAATTGGCGGCGCTGATGGCCAGCAGGGGCGTGAGCACCACTGCGCACGACCTGGTGGTGACCACAGGCTCCCAGCAAGGCTTCGATCTGCTGATCAAGGTGCTGCTCAATCCCGGTGACAGCGTGCTGGTGGAGCGCCCGACCTATCCCGCCGCCGTCCAGGCGCTGCGCCTTGCCGGGATGCAGATGCTCAGCGCCGCTACCGACGCTGAGGGGCTGGATACCGAGGCGCTGGCCGCACAGTTGGCAGACCAGCCGCGCGGGGCCATTCGTTTGCTCTACTGCGTGCCGACCTTCGCCAACCCCACCGGTGCCTGCCTGCCCTTGGCGCGCCGCTTGAAGCTGCTGGAACTGGCGGCGCAGCATGATTTTCTGCTGGTCGAGGATGACCCTTACGGCGCGCTGCGTTTCGAGGGCGAGGCGGTGGCGTCGTTGCTGCAATTATCGTTGCAAGTGCCGGGTGCGGCGGGGCGGGTGATACATCTGTCGAGTCTGTCGAAGATCCTCGCGCCCGGGCTGCGGGTAGGCTGGATGATCGCGCCGCCTGCGGTACGCCAGCGCTGCCTGATCGCCAAGCAGACCAGCGATCTGTGCACCTCGCCCTGGACGCAGCGCATTGCGGCCAACTATCTGGCCAGCGGCGCGCTGGATCGGGCGTTGCCAGCGCTGGTGGCGGGGTATCGCGCCAAGTGCCGGACCATGCTCGCCGGCTTGCAGACGATGACGGAGTATCTCGAGGTGGCGCCACCGGCGGGCGGGATGTTCGTGTGGGGACGCTGTCGCGACGGGGTCGACGCGCAGGCGGTGTTGCAGCGGGCAATCAAGGAGAACGTGCTGTTCGTGCCGGGCAGTGCGTTTTATGCGCATGCGCCGGATCCGAGCAGCATTCGGCTATCTTTTGCGGCACCGGGGGTAGAGGCGATCGAGGAGGGATTGCAGCGGTTGCGGCGAGCGTTTTAG
- a CDS encoding YdgA family protein: MKKAVSIVAGVVVVIGALATAGAWYTGTQLEGVLNTGVANANQQFDTNMVGPDGKAVMHLELLSLERHLFSSTAHYRLQVHGKGLGDDGQPVELLFVDHIEHGPLPASRLKSLNLLPVMATSNLALEPGPSTAQWFAVSKDPVPLSAHISIHYGGDSSGTLNFAPLEMKSDKGTFTFSGLKADVSAGANADNYAVNGLAADLQVQGTDDQGRPVHMQLKDLSFNLGGTRGQSGFYLGHNDAKVGLVTVQLPDVLPFELQGMTTTSMAQEAQGMLGGEMSYNVDSITLGGKPLGQLRSLFKFGQFDAAASKSLYQLFQTKVAPQQQAAAAAGIPFKLQLSDADEQAMKGDITKLLAAKPHIELQDLSLKTANGLGQMSLAIDLAPVPLSGTAVAPTFGANLLGAVDAKVSLSKAMLNDLGVAQANIQGITDPAAIAQNGKNVSDMVSGMAVMLQLGKADGDNVTSQLHYEAGMVDFNGQRMTGPQFLASVLGRFGLGQR; the protein is encoded by the coding sequence ATGAAAAAAGCAGTAAGCATTGTAGCGGGCGTAGTCGTGGTAATCGGTGCACTGGCGACAGCAGGCGCCTGGTACACCGGCACGCAACTTGAAGGCGTGTTGAACACCGGCGTGGCCAACGCCAACCAGCAGTTCGACACCAATATGGTCGGGCCGGACGGCAAGGCGGTCATGCACCTCGAATTGCTTTCGCTGGAGCGTCACCTGTTCAGCAGCACTGCGCACTACCGTTTGCAAGTGCATGGCAAAGGTCTTGGCGATGATGGCCAGCCGGTCGAACTGTTGTTCGTCGATCATATCGAGCATGGCCCGCTGCCCGCGTCGCGTCTCAAAAGCCTCAATCTGCTGCCGGTAATGGCCACCAGTAATCTGGCACTGGAGCCTGGCCCGTCCACGGCACAATGGTTTGCCGTCAGCAAGGATCCGGTGCCGTTGAGCGCCCATATCAGCATTCACTACGGTGGCGACAGCAGCGGCACGCTGAATTTCGCACCGTTGGAAATGAAATCCGACAAAGGCACGTTCACCTTCTCCGGGCTCAAGGCAGATGTGTCGGCAGGCGCCAACGCCGACAATTACGCGGTCAATGGCCTGGCAGCCGATCTGCAGGTGCAGGGCACCGACGATCAGGGCCGCCCCGTGCACATGCAGCTCAAGGACCTGAGCTTCAACCTCGGCGGCACCCGTGGCCAGTCCGGCTTCTACCTGGGCCACAACGATGCCAAGGTCGGGCTGGTGACGGTGCAACTGCCGGACGTATTGCCGTTCGAGCTGCAGGGCATGACGACCACCTCTATGGCGCAGGAAGCGCAAGGCATGCTGGGCGGTGAAATGAGCTACAACGTTGACAGCATTACCCTGGGTGGCAAGCCGCTGGGGCAGTTGCGCTCGCTGTTCAAGTTCGGTCAGTTCGATGCCGCGGCGAGCAAATCGCTGTACCAGCTGTTTCAGACCAAAGTCGCGCCGCAGCAGCAAGCCGCCGCGGCGGCGGGTATTCCGTTCAAGTTGCAGCTCAGCGATGCCGACGAGCAGGCCATGAAAGGCGATATCACCAAGCTGCTCGCCGCCAAGCCGCATATCGAGCTGCAGGACCTGTCGCTCAAGACGGCCAATGGCCTCGGGCAGATGAGCCTGGCAATCGACCTGGCGCCAGTGCCGTTGAGCGGTACCGCCGTGGCTCCGACCTTTGGCGCCAACCTGTTGGGCGCAGTGGACGCCAAGGTGTCGTTGAGCAAGGCCATGCTCAATGACCTGGGCGTGGCGCAGGCCAATATCCAGGGCATTACCGACCCAGCGGCGATCGCGCAGAATGGCAAGAACGTCAGCGATATGGTCAGCGGCATGGCGGTGATGCTGCAACTGGGCAAGGCCGATGGCGATAACGTCACTTCGCAGCTGCATTACGAAGCCGGCATGGTCGACTTCAATGGTCAACGCATGACCGGGCCACAGTTCCTGGCCAGTGTGCTGGGGCGCTTCGGGCTGGGGCAGCGCTGA
- a CDS encoding outer membrane protein OmpK, with product MKRTLSSLMLAGTLALAGGQAMAGDWLQWQSNSLTYLWGKNFKVDPEMQQTFTFEHADSWKYGDNFLFVDSITYPGKTTSNNGHHTLYGEFSPRLSAGKILGQKIAFGPVTDVLLAATYEFGEGDNESFLIGPGFDLAIPGFDYFQLNFYNRTSRGPRPGDHVWQITPVWSYTIPMGRSDVLIDGYMDWVVDNDKNSRGEYHANLHFNPQVKYDLGKAMGFTPQKLYVGFEYDYWKNKYGIDSTSGFETNQNTASALVKVFY from the coding sequence ATGAAGCGCACTCTTTCGAGCCTGATGTTGGCGGGCACGTTGGCATTGGCGGGGGGCCAGGCGATGGCGGGCGACTGGCTGCAATGGCAGAGCAACAGCCTGACTTACCTATGGGGCAAGAACTTCAAGGTTGACCCCGAGATGCAACAGACGTTTACCTTCGAACATGCCGACAGCTGGAAGTACGGCGATAACTTCCTGTTCGTCGACAGCATCACCTATCCAGGCAAGACCACCAGCAACAACGGCCACCACACCCTTTACGGCGAGTTCAGCCCGCGCCTGTCGGCTGGCAAGATCCTCGGTCAGAAGATCGCCTTCGGCCCCGTTACCGACGTGCTGCTGGCGGCCACTTACGAGTTTGGCGAGGGCGACAACGAGTCCTTCCTGATCGGCCCTGGTTTCGACCTGGCGATCCCGGGCTTCGACTACTTCCAGCTGAACTTCTATAACCGCACCAGCCGCGGCCCGCGTCCGGGCGACCATGTCTGGCAGATCACCCCGGTATGGTCCTACACCATCCCGATGGGACGTTCCGATGTGCTGATCGACGGTTATATGGACTGGGTGGTCGATAACGACAAGAACAGCCGTGGCGAATACCACGCCAACTTGCACTTCAACCCGCAGGTTAAATATGACCTGGGCAAAGCCATGGGCTTTACCCCGCAAAAGTTGTATGTGGGCTTCGAGTATGACTACTGGAAGAACAAGTATGGTATCGACAGCACTTCGGGCTTCGAGACCAACCAGAATACGGCGAGTGCGTTGGTTAAAGTGTTCTACTAA
- a CDS encoding RHS repeat-associated core domain-containing protein: MTTEKVWRNYLPFGHHANDPSTSSGFNGEHIDPLTGHYWLGNGYRVFNTAIARFQSPDSLSPFGEGGLNSYVYCAADPVNKAVPTGHHPVNLLKTPKRFMAKSIPRSPRKDTPLHNLSARLKLNQATYATAV; this comes from the coding sequence GTGACCACTGAGAAAGTCTGGCGTAACTATTTGCCTTTCGGTCACCACGCCAATGACCCATCGACCTCAAGTGGTTTCAATGGCGAACATATCGATCCGCTGACAGGCCACTACTGGCTGGGTAATGGTTACAGAGTATTCAATACAGCAATCGCTCGATTTCAAAGTCCTGATTCGCTGAGCCCTTTCGGAGAAGGAGGGCTGAACAGCTATGTGTATTGTGCTGCAGACCCTGTAAATAAAGCCGTTCCCACCGGACATCATCCAGTCAATCTGCTCAAGACTCCAAAGCGCTTCATGGCTAAATCAATACCCCGAAGCCCTCGCAAAGATACTCCGCTACATAACCTATCGGCTCGCCTAAAGCTCAATCAGGCCACCTACGCAACAGCAGTCTAG
- the uraD gene encoding 2-oxo-4-hydroxy-4-carboxy-5-ureidoimidazoline decarboxylase, which produces MTAFKTLRPSTLSREQFIATFGDIYEHSPWVAEQAFDKAPLTDDIEPLHERMSAVLLHADHAAQLALINAHPDLAGKAAIQGELTAASTNEQAGAGIHLCTPAEFTRFTELNEAYKARFRFPFIMAVKGSDRHQILAAFEQRIHHSAEVEFACALAEINKIALFRLQAL; this is translated from the coding sequence ATGACCGCTTTCAAAACGCTGCGGCCATCGACCCTGAGCCGCGAGCAGTTCATCGCCACCTTCGGTGATATCTACGAGCACTCCCCCTGGGTCGCCGAACAGGCCTTCGATAAGGCACCGTTGACGGACGATATCGAACCCCTGCACGAGCGCATGAGCGCTGTGCTGCTGCACGCTGACCACGCCGCACAACTGGCACTGATCAATGCGCACCCGGACCTGGCCGGCAAGGCCGCCATTCAGGGCGAGCTGACCGCCGCCAGCACCAACGAGCAAGCGGGCGCCGGTATCCACCTGTGCACGCCGGCCGAATTCACGCGCTTTACCGAACTCAACGAGGCCTACAAGGCACGTTTCCGGTTCCCGTTCATCATGGCGGTCAAGGGCAGCGACCGGCATCAGATCCTGGCCGCCTTCGAGCAGCGCATCCACCATTCGGCCGAAGTCGAGTTCGCCTGCGCCCTGGCCGAGATCAACAAAATCGCATTGTTCCGTCTGCAAGCTCTTTGA
- a CDS encoding GntR family transcriptional regulator, producing MNDQLPSLKKPVGTAKTARTGTQDDRVYAHIFEAILEQRLAPGTKLSEEALGEIFDVSRTIIRRALSRLGHEGVVLLRPNRGAVVASPSVEDARQVFFARRLVERAITELAVQHAGAEELAELRQMVNDERDSFARGDRGAGIRLSGEFHLKLAEAARNTPLISFQRSLVSQTSLIIAQYESGNRSHCSYDEHTQLIDAIEARDAVLAVELMMHHMDHIDDKLNLDPDNASDDLHAVFSHLLGGKSAIKV from the coding sequence ATGAACGATCAGCTGCCCTCCCTCAAAAAACCCGTAGGCACCGCCAAGACTGCCCGCACGGGCACCCAGGACGACCGCGTCTACGCGCATATCTTCGAGGCGATTCTGGAGCAGCGGCTGGCGCCAGGCACCAAGCTCAGCGAAGAAGCGCTGGGGGAAATCTTCGATGTCAGCCGTACCATCATTCGCCGTGCGCTCTCGCGCCTGGGGCATGAAGGCGTGGTGCTGCTGCGGCCCAATCGCGGTGCGGTGGTGGCCAGCCCCAGTGTCGAGGATGCACGGCAGGTGTTCTTCGCCCGGCGCCTGGTCGAGCGGGCGATCACCGAGTTGGCGGTGCAACATGCGGGCGCCGAAGAGTTGGCCGAGTTGCGGCAGATGGTCAATGACGAGCGCGACAGCTTTGCCCGCGGTGACCGTGGGGCCGGGATTCGTTTGTCTGGCGAGTTTCATCTCAAGCTGGCCGAGGCCGCCCGCAACACCCCGCTGATCAGTTTTCAGCGCAGCCTGGTGTCGCAGACTTCATTGATCATCGCTCAATACGAGAGCGGCAATCGCTCGCACTGCTCCTACGATGAACACACCCAGTTGATCGATGCAATCGAGGCCCGGGACGCGGTGCTGGCGGTGGAATTGATGATGCACCACATGGATCACATCGACGACAAGCTCAACCTCGATCCGGACAATGCGTCGGACGATCTGCACGCGGTGTTTTCGCATTTACTGGGTGGCAAGAGTGCGATCAAGGTCTGA
- the puuE gene encoding allantoinase PuuE, whose product MSSADYPRDLIGYGNTPPHPQWPGNARIALSFVLNYEEGGERNILHGDKESEAFLSEMVAAQPLQGVRNLSMESLYEYGSRAGVWRILKLFKQFDIPLTIFAVAMAAQRHPDVIRAMVADGHEICSHGLRWIDYQYLDEATERAHMAEAIRILTEISGERPQGWYTGRTGPNTRRLVMEEGGFLYDSDTYDDDLPYWEPHTPTGKAHLVIPYTLDTNDMRFTQVQGFNNGEQFFQYLKDAFDVLYAEGAEAPKMLSIGLHCRLIGRPARLAALKRFIEYVKGHEQVWFTRRVDIARHWHATHPFEAAQ is encoded by the coding sequence GTGAGCAGCGCCGACTACCCCCGCGACCTGATTGGCTATGGCAACACGCCCCCGCATCCACAGTGGCCCGGCAACGCGCGCATCGCCCTGTCGTTCGTGCTCAATTACGAAGAAGGTGGCGAGCGCAATATCCTCCATGGCGACAAGGAATCCGAAGCCTTTCTGTCCGAGATGGTCGCTGCCCAGCCGCTGCAGGGCGTGCGCAACCTGAGCATGGAGTCGTTGTACGAGTACGGTAGCCGGGCCGGCGTGTGGCGCATCCTCAAGTTGTTCAAGCAGTTCGATATCCCGCTGACCATCTTCGCCGTAGCCATGGCCGCCCAGCGCCACCCGGACGTGATCCGCGCCATGGTTGCCGATGGCCACGAGATCTGCAGCCATGGCCTGCGCTGGATCGACTATCAGTATCTGGACGAGGCCACCGAGCGTGCGCACATGGCCGAGGCCATTCGGATCCTCACCGAGATCAGCGGTGAGCGGCCGCAGGGCTGGTACACCGGCCGTACCGGCCCGAACACGCGCCGGCTGGTGATGGAAGAAGGTGGCTTTCTGTACGACAGCGACACCTACGACGATGACCTGCCCTACTGGGAGCCGCACACCCCCACCGGCAAGGCGCACCTGGTGATCCCCTACACCCTGGACACCAACGACATGCGCTTTACCCAGGTACAGGGTTTCAACAATGGCGAGCAGTTCTTCCAGTACCTCAAGGACGCCTTCGACGTGCTCTATGCGGAAGGCGCCGAAGCACCGAAGATGCTCTCCATCGGCCTGCACTGTCGCTTGATCGGGCGGCCGGCGCGGTTGGCGGCGCTCAAGCGCTTCATCGAGTACGTCAAAGGCCACGAGCAGGTGTGGTTCACGCGCCGCGTCGACATCGCGCGCCACTGGCACGCCACTCACCCGTTCGAGGCCGCGCAATGA
- the alc gene encoding allantoicase, with translation MKTYAAPFEKYVNLADARLGTRALSVTDDWFADVNRLFQPTPAVWKEGVFDDNGKWMDGWESRRKRFEGYDSAVIRLGVAGSIKGVDIDTSFFTGNFPPSASLEACFVAEGGPTESTQWVEILPAVELQGNSHHYHAISDAQAFSHLRFNIYPDGGIARLRVYGVPHRDWSAVDASEQLDLVSSLNGGRALACSDEHYGSMGNLLNPGRGVNMGDGWETARRRTPGNDWVIIALGHAGVVEQVIVDTLHFKGNYPDSCSIQGAFVKGGTDSQIETQSLFWRELLPSQKLQMHQEHSFAEQIKDLGAITHIRLNVFPDGGVSRLRVLGKVAR, from the coding sequence ATGAAAACCTACGCCGCACCCTTCGAAAAATACGTCAACCTGGCCGACGCGCGCCTGGGCACCCGGGCGCTGTCGGTCACCGACGACTGGTTCGCCGACGTCAACCGCCTGTTCCAGCCCACGCCTGCGGTATGGAAAGAGGGCGTGTTCGACGACAACGGCAAGTGGATGGACGGCTGGGAATCGCGCCGCAAGCGTTTCGAAGGCTACGACAGCGCAGTGATTCGCCTCGGCGTGGCCGGTTCGATCAAAGGCGTCGACATCGATACCTCGTTCTTCACCGGCAACTTCCCGCCGTCGGCGTCGCTCGAAGCCTGCTTCGTCGCCGAGGGCGGCCCGACCGAGAGCACCCAGTGGGTGGAAATCCTTCCGGCGGTGGAGCTGCAAGGCAACAGCCATCACTACCACGCCATCAGCGACGCCCAGGCGTTCAGCCACCTACGCTTCAATATCTACCCGGATGGCGGCATTGCGCGTTTGCGCGTGTACGGCGTGCCGCACCGCGATTGGTCTGCAGTCGATGCCAGCGAACAGCTCGACCTGGTGTCGTCGCTGAACGGCGGCCGCGCACTGGCCTGTTCCGACGAGCATTACGGCAGCATGGGCAACCTGCTCAACCCCGGCCGCGGGGTGAACATGGGCGACGGCTGGGAAACCGCCCGGCGTCGCACCCCTGGCAACGACTGGGTGATCATCGCCCTGGGCCATGCCGGCGTGGTCGAACAAGTGATAGTCGACACCCTGCACTTCAAGGGCAACTACCCGGACAGCTGCTCGATCCAGGGCGCGTTCGTCAAAGGCGGCACCGACAGCCAGATCGAAACCCAGAGCCTGTTCTGGCGCGAATTGCTGCCCAGCCAGAAACTGCAGATGCACCAGGAGCACAGCTTTGCGGAGCAGATCAAGGACCTCGGGGCGATCACGCATATCCGCCTGAACGTATTCCCCGATGGCGGTGTGAGCCGGCTGCGGGTGTTAGGCAAGGTGGCGCGGTAA
- the uraH gene encoding hydroxyisourate hydrolase, translated as MGKITTHVLDAAHGCPGSQIAVELYRVEGQALILLNSVVTNSDGRCDQPVLQGEAYRSGVYQLQFAVGDYYRARGTVLPDPAFLDVVVLRFGIDEAQDHYHVPLLVSPYSYSTYRGS; from the coding sequence ATGGGCAAGATCACCACACACGTGCTGGACGCCGCCCACGGCTGCCCCGGCAGTCAGATCGCCGTCGAGTTGTATCGAGTCGAGGGCCAGGCGTTGATCCTGCTCAACAGCGTCGTGACCAACAGCGATGGCCGCTGTGATCAGCCGGTGTTGCAGGGTGAGGCGTACCGCAGCGGTGTGTATCAGTTGCAGTTTGCGGTAGGGGATTACTACCGGGCGCGGGGCACGGTGCTCCCTGATCCGGCATTTCTCGATGTGGTAGTGCTGCGCTTCGGGATCGATGAAGCACAGGATCATTACCATGTGCCGTTGTTGGTGTCGCCGTACAGTTATTCGACTTATCGGGGGAGTTGA
- the xdhC gene encoding xanthine dehydrogenase accessory protein XdhC: MNNWISALADLQAQGEPCVLVTIIEELGSTPRNAGSKMVVSARQLFDTIGGGHLEYEAMRIAREMLANASQGPHLQRFSLGASLGQCCGGATVLLFEPMAAVQAQIAVFGAGHVGRALVPLLASLPCRVRWIDSREQEFPDQIPAGVHKIVAEEPVEEVDELPAGSYCIVMTHNHQLDLELSAAILARNDFTWFGLIGSKTKRAKFEHRLRDRGFAPAVLQRMRCPMGLAEVKGKLPIEIAVSIAAEIIATYNANFGTTRVRSGEPVAQLLPVSRRAQVRP; the protein is encoded by the coding sequence ATGAACAACTGGATCAGCGCCCTCGCCGACCTGCAAGCCCAGGGCGAACCGTGCGTGTTGGTGACCATCATCGAGGAGCTCGGCTCGACGCCGCGCAATGCCGGTTCGAAGATGGTCGTCAGCGCGCGGCAGCTGTTCGACACCATCGGCGGCGGTCACCTGGAATACGAGGCCATGCGCATCGCCCGCGAGATGCTCGCCAACGCCAGCCAGGGCCCGCACCTGCAGCGCTTCAGCCTCGGCGCCAGCCTGGGCCAGTGCTGCGGCGGCGCCACGGTATTGCTGTTCGAACCGATGGCAGCGGTGCAGGCGCAAATCGCCGTGTTCGGGGCCGGCCATGTCGGCCGCGCCTTGGTGCCACTGCTCGCCAGCCTGCCGTGCCGGGTACGCTGGATCGATTCGCGCGAGCAGGAATTTCCCGACCAGATCCCGGCCGGGGTGCACAAAATAGTGGCCGAGGAGCCTGTGGAGGAAGTCGACGAGCTGCCAGCGGGCAGCTATTGCATCGTCATGACCCACAATCATCAACTCGATCTGGAACTGAGCGCAGCGATCCTGGCGCGTAACGACTTCACCTGGTTCGGCCTGATCGGCTCGAAAACCAAACGCGCCAAGTTCGAACATCGGCTGCGCGATCGCGGTTTTGCGCCGGCGGTGCTGCAGCGGATGCGCTGCCCGATGGGGCTGGCCGAGGTCAAGGGCAAGCTGCCGATCGAAATTGCAGTGTCGATCGCGGCGGAGATCATCGCGACGTATAACGCCAATTTTGGTACCACCCGCGTGCGTAGCGGCGAGCCCGTGGCGCAGTTGCTGCCGGTATCGCGACGCGCCCAGGTCAGGCCTTGA
- a CDS encoding ureidoglycolate lyase has protein sequence MRTLIIEPLSKAAFAPFGDVIETTGSDHFLINNGSTQRFHRLADVHTATPDDKAIISIFRAQALAMPLTVRMLERHPLGSQAFMPLRGKPFLIVVAPLGDEPQSSEVRAFVSDGQQGVNYHRGVWHHPILTIEQEDDFLVVDRSGEGNNCDEFFFAEEDLLVLPIHG, from the coding sequence ATGCGTACCCTCATCATCGAACCCCTCAGCAAAGCCGCCTTCGCGCCCTTCGGTGATGTCATCGAAACCACCGGCAGCGATCACTTCCTGATCAACAACGGCTCGACCCAACGTTTTCATCGCCTGGCCGATGTGCACACCGCCACCCCGGACGACAAAGCCATCATCAGCATCTTCCGCGCTCAGGCGCTGGCGATGCCCTTGACCGTACGCATGCTCGAACGCCATCCCTTGGGCAGCCAGGCGTTCATGCCGCTGCGGGGCAAGCCGTTCTTGATAGTGGTCGCGCCGCTGGGCGACGAACCGCAGTCGAGCGAGGTGCGGGCCTTCGTCAGCGATGGTCAGCAAGGCGTCAATTACCATCGCGGCGTGTGGCATCACCCAATCCTGACCATCGAACAGGAAGATGATTTTCTGGTGGTCGATCGCAGTGGCGAGGGCAATAACTGCGATGAGTTTTTCTTTGCCGAAGAGGATCTGCTGGTGTTGCCGATCCATGGCTGA